The Scomber scombrus chromosome 22, fScoSco1.1, whole genome shotgun sequence genome has a window encoding:
- the ldhba gene encoding L-lactate dehydrogenase B-A chain yields the protein MSSVMQKLISPVAGSAAELPKNKVTVVGVGQVGMACAVSILLRDLCDELALVDVMEDRLKGEMMDLQHGSLFLKTSKIVADKDYAVTANSRLVVVTAGVRQQEGESRLNLVQRNVNVFKAIIPQIIKHSPNCTLIVVSNPVDVLTYVTWKLSGLPKHRVIGSGTNLDSARFRYMMAERLGIHASSFNGWVLGEHGDTSVPVWSGANVAGVNLQKLNPDIGTDADKEQWKATHKAVVDSAYEVIKLKGYTNWAIGLSVADLTESIVKNMSRVHPVSTMVKDMYGIGEEVFLSLPCVLNSSGVNSVINMTLTDDEVAQLKKSADTLWGIQKDLKDI from the exons ATGTCCTCAGTGATGCAGAAACTGATCAGCCCTGTGGCCGGCAGCGCTGCTGAGCTACCCAAGAACAAGGTGACGGTGGTCGGTGTGGGCCAGGTGGGCATGGCCTGCGCTGTCAGCATCCTGCTGCGG GATCTGTGTGATGAGCTGGCTCTGGTGGATGTGATGGAGGACCGTCTGAAGGGTGAGATGATGGACCTGCAGCACGGCAGCCTCTTCCTCAAGACCTCCAAGATCGTTGCGGACAAAG aCTACGCGGTGACAGCCAACTCTCGCCTGGTGGTGGTGACAGCCGGCGTTCGCCAGCAGGAGGGCGAGAGCCGCCTCAACCTGGTGCAGAGGAACGTCAACGTCTTCAAGGCCATCATCCCCCAGATCATCAAACACAGCCCCAACTGCACGCTCATCGTCGTCTCCAACCCCG TGGATGTGCTTACCTACGTGACCTGGAAGCTGAGCGGTCTGCCCAAACATCGCGTCATCGGCAGCGGCACCAACCTGGACTCCGCCCGCTTCCGCTACATGATGGCCGAACGTCTCGGCATCCACGCCAGCTCCTTCAACGGCTGGGTGCTGGGCGAGCACGGAGACACCAGCG TGCCTGTGTGGAGCGGCGCAAACGTGGCCGGAGTCAACCTGCAGAAGCTGAACCCTGATATCGGCACTGATGCTGATAAGGAGCAGTGGAAGGCCACACACAAGGCTGTGGTGGACAG TGCCTACGAGGTGATCAAGCTGAAGGGTTACACCAACTGGGCCATCGGCCTGAGCGTGGCCGACCTGACCGAGAGCATCGTCAAGAACATGAGCCGCGTCCACCCCGTCTCCACCATGGTCAag GACATGTACGGCATCGGTGAGGAGGTCTTCCTGTCTCTGCCCTGCGTCCTGAACAGCAGCGGTGTGAACAGCGTGATCAACATGACCCTGACAGACGATGAGGTGGCTCAGCTGAAGAAGAGCGCCGACACACTGTGGGGCATCCAGAAGGACCTCAAGGACATCTGA